In one Tripterygium wilfordii isolate XIE 37 chromosome 22, ASM1340144v1, whole genome shotgun sequence genomic region, the following are encoded:
- the LOC119991242 gene encoding dof zinc finger protein DOF2.1-like, with product MDPSGQHQEMQAHSLENMLVCSKAQPERKPRPQPEEALKCPRCDSTNTKFCYYNNYSLSQPRYFCKSCRRYWTKGGTMRNVPVGGGCRRNKRSSSSSSKKSQDQPLIITTNPNNPLTTFPLRYDHNDLTLAFASLQKQSSGFDETDLSLIGNPIDLMGNPATIHNSASTPAFLDALRTGFLDTQNNFQNFYCGFGNIGSLGEVDSNGGGVCGEMGSLPYEDMSSGATTTAGTLTTMKHELCNGSESENNRVLWGFPWQLNEANNNNINGDLDSGRESWNGHCSSTWHGLINSPLM from the exons ATGGATCCTAGTGGACAACACCAG GAAATGCAGGCCCATTCACTGGAAAACATGTTGGTTTGCTCAAAAGCACAACCAGAGAGGAAGCCAAGACCACAACCAGAAGAAGCACTCAAATGTCCAAGATGTGATTCTACTAACACCAAGTTCTGTTACTACAACAACTACAGCCTCTCTCAACCAAGGTACTTTTGCAAGTCATGCAGAAGGTACTGGACTAAAGGAGGTACAATGAGAAATGTTCCAGTGGGTGGAGGGTGCAGGAGGAACAAgagatcatcatcttcatcatcaaagaAATCTCAAGATCAACCACTCATCATCACAACCAATCCCAATAACCCACTCACTACATTCCCACTAAGATATGACCACAATGACCTCACTCTTGCATTTGCAAGTCTCCAAAAACAGTCTAGTGGGTTTGATGAAACTGATCTTTCTCTAATTGGAAACCCAATTGATTTAATGGGAAACCCAGCTACCATTCACAATTCTGCTTCCACACCAGCATTTCTTGATGCACTTAGGACTGGATTTCTTGACACCCAAAACAATTTTCAGAATTTTTACTGTGGATTTGGGAATATtggaagcttgggagaggtggATAGTAATGGTGGTGGAGTCTGTGGTGAAATGGGTAGTTTGCCTTATGAAGACATGAGCAGTGgagcaacaacaacagcaggGACACTGACAACAATGAAGCATGAACTCTGCAATGGAAGCGAAAGTGAGAACAATAGGGTCTTGTGGGGGTTCCCATGGCAGCTCAATGAAGCTAACAACAATAACATTAATGGTGATCTTGATTCAGGAAGAGAGAGCTGGAATGGACATTGTAGTTCAACCTGGCATGGACTAATTAACAGCCCCTTAATGTAG